The region GGTTGGGGTGACGGAACAACCGGACTTTCTCAATCTGGTCGCCGAACTACGGACCACACTGTCACCGGAAGCTATACTGGATGTGCTTCTCTCAGTGGAGCGCTCACTCCACCGGGTCCGCCTGGTGCGGTGGGGGCCGCGCACGATTGACCTGGATTTGCTCCTGTACGGGGAAGAAACGATCAACCTCCCTTCGTTGACCGTTCCTCATCCCCGGATGACGGAACGTGCTTTTGTGTTAGTTCCGCTCGGGGAACTGGCGGGGAATCACCGGATTCCCGGAACGGACGCGACGGTGGGCGAATGGATCGCCCGGTTGCCGGCAGAAGAAGGCATTCGGCTGTATGATGGACGGATTTCACTTCCCGAACTGAAAATAGAACCGGATACCGTATGAAGAAAGGAGGAATGGCATCATGACGAAGTTTCGGATTGGACCGGTGGAATTGGCAAACCAAGTCGTACTGGCGCCGATGGCTGGCGTGTGCAACCCGGCGTTCCGCCTGATCGCCAAAGAGTTCGGTGCCGGGCTGGTCTGCGCGGAGATGGTGAGCGACAAGGCGATTCTGCACGGAAACGAGCGGACGAAACAGATGCTGTACGTGGATGAACGGGAAAAACCGCTCAGTCTGCAGATTTTCGGCGGCAGCAAGGAAACACTGGTGGAAGCCGCCAAATACGTGGATCAATACACCAACGCCGATATTATCGACATCAACATGGG is a window of Polycladomyces subterraneus DNA encoding:
- the folK gene encoding 2-amino-4-hydroxy-6-hydroxymethyldihydropteridine diphosphokinase, with product MKREVTAYIGLGSNLGDRLGYLQSAVDRLHETAGIHVTRVSRVYETAPVGVTEQPDFLNLVAELRTTLSPEAILDVLLSVERSLHRVRLVRWGPRTIDLDLLLYGEETINLPSLTVPHPRMTERAFVLVPLGELAGNHRIPGTDATVGEWIARLPAEEGIRLYDGRISLPELKIEPDTV